The following coding sequences are from one bacterium window:
- a CDS encoding protein kinase produces MIGKTISHYKILEKLGEGGMGVVYKAEDTKLKRIVALKFLMPTLTADPAAKERFIQEAQAASALEHPNICNIHEISETEDDRLYIVMACYEGQTLKERLATGLLPIEQAISYACQIAEGLAEAHDKGIVHRDIKPSNIMITEKGQVKIMDFGLAKLAGQTRLTKTGTTLGTAAYMSPEQARGEKVDYRADLWSLGVVLYEMLAGQPPFTAEYDQAVVYSILNEEPKALDSFRKGIPKSLTHLVEKCLEKNPALRYQNMKEMIEELDNVKAGSPRTKNEKSILVLPFEDMSPGKDNEYFSDGLTEELITDLSRVHDLLVISRSSAMTFKGTKKTLGQIAAEVGVQYVLEGSVRKAGNNLRITAQLIDAADDFHVWAEKFSGTLDDVFDIQEKVSRSIVDALKLKLTPKEAGFLAERPIPNALAYEFYLKARGEILKWTEAGLDNASKYLHSGLEIAGENALLYAGIAYVHFQYFNLGLKEQKYCRERAEENVIRAFALEPDCPQASFVRAVLVAWNNPVEGIKCFKRVLAKNPNEFDTLFVFSCLLGTLGRKSDIVPLEQRTIRIDPLNAAAHFHSGFNRLWDGEYPQALEVLSRLHEKFPEDILTTFAFGLSLAHMGRQQEAGHIFDQVAKEQPGTLFACLSQSFKWALAGDRSGTLKALESNPSVKDPWDFQTTYWKTECLALIGEKERALGCLELDVNLGMSNYPLMSELDPFLDNIRGEERFHKLMVRVKDEWEHLEV; encoded by the coding sequence ATGATCGGCAAAACCATCTCCCACTATAAGATTCTCGAAAAGCTCGGCGAAGGCGGCATGGGGGTGGTTTATAAAGCCGAAGATACGAAACTCAAGCGTATCGTGGCTTTGAAATTTCTGATGCCGACGCTGACGGCCGATCCGGCCGCCAAGGAGCGGTTCATCCAGGAGGCGCAGGCGGCCTCGGCGCTCGAACATCCCAACATCTGCAACATCCATGAGATCAGCGAGACCGAGGACGACCGGCTGTATATAGTCATGGCCTGTTATGAAGGGCAGACACTGAAGGAGCGGCTGGCCACCGGACTTCTGCCCATCGAGCAGGCGATCAGTTACGCCTGTCAGATAGCAGAAGGATTGGCGGAGGCGCATGACAAGGGCATCGTCCACCGCGACATCAAGCCGTCCAACATCATGATCACGGAAAAAGGCCAGGTCAAGATCATGGATTTCGGCCTGGCGAAATTGGCAGGGCAGACCAGGTTGACCAAGACCGGAACGACCCTGGGTACAGCGGCCTATATGTCGCCGGAGCAGGCGCGGGGGGAAAAAGTAGATTACAGGGCCGACCTCTGGTCGCTGGGGGTCGTTCTCTACGAAATGCTGGCAGGACAACCGCCATTCACGGCCGAATACGATCAGGCCGTCGTCTATTCGATCCTCAACGAGGAGCCGAAAGCCCTTGATTCGTTCCGGAAAGGCATCCCCAAATCCCTGACGCACCTCGTCGAAAAATGCCTTGAGAAAAATCCGGCGCTTCGGTATCAAAACATGAAAGAAATGATCGAGGAATTAGACAACGTCAAAGCCGGATCGCCTCGAACGAAAAATGAAAAATCCATTCTGGTGCTTCCCTTTGAGGATATGAGTCCCGGCAAAGACAACGAATACTTTAGCGACGGGCTCACGGAGGAGCTGATCACCGATCTTTCCCGGGTGCATGATCTTCTGGTGATCTCGAGAAGCTCGGCCATGACGTTCAAGGGCACGAAAAAAACATTGGGCCAGATCGCCGCCGAAGTGGGAGTGCAGTATGTGCTCGAAGGGAGCGTCCGCAAAGCCGGCAACAACCTTCGCATCACAGCCCAGTTGATCGATGCGGCCGATGATTTCCATGTGTGGGCCGAGAAATTCAGCGGGACGCTGGACGATGTGTTCGACATCCAGGAGAAGGTTTCGCGCTCCATCGTTGATGCCTTGAAGTTAAAGTTGACGCCGAAGGAGGCGGGATTCCTGGCCGAGCGTCCGATCCCGAACGCCCTGGCCTATGAATTCTATCTCAAAGCCCGGGGAGAGATCCTGAAGTGGACGGAAGCGGGACTGGACAACGCATCGAAATACCTGCACAGCGGGCTCGAAATCGCCGGGGAGAACGCACTCCTCTATGCTGGTATCGCCTACGTGCATTTCCAATATTTCAATCTCGGTCTCAAGGAACAGAAATACTGCCGCGAGCGGGCCGAAGAGAATGTCATCCGGGCCTTTGCCTTGGAGCCGGACTGCCCCCAGGCCAGTTTTGTACGGGCCGTGCTTGTCGCCTGGAACAATCCGGTCGAGGGGATAAAATGTTTCAAGCGCGTCCTGGCCAAAAATCCCAATGAGTTCGACACGCTGTTCGTTTTCAGCTGCCTTCTCGGAACCCTGGGCCGGAAAAGTGACATAGTCCCCCTCGAACAGAGGACGATCCGAATTGATCCCCTCAACGCCGCGGCCCATTTTCATTCGGGATTTAACAGGCTGTGGGATGGGGAATACCCCCAGGCGCTTGAGGTGCTGAGCAGGCTTCATGAGAAATTCCCGGAAGACATCCTGACGACTTTTGCCTTTGGATTGAGCCTTGCCCACATGGGCAGGCAACAAGAGGCCGGGCACATTTTTGATCAAGTGGCCAAGGAACAGCCGGGCACTCTTTTTGCATGCCTGAGCCAGTCATTCAAATGGGCTCTCGCAGGAGACAGGTCCGGGACTCTGAAAGCACTCGAGTCGAATCCCTCGGTCAAGGACCCGTGGGATTTTCAGACGACCTATTGGAAGACCGAATGTCTTGCCCTGATCGGTGAGAAAGAACGGGCTCTCGGTTGTCTGGAACTCGACGTGAACCTCGGTATGAGCAATTATCCTCTGATGAGCGAGCTTGATCCGTTTCTCGACAATATCCGCGGTGAGGAACGGTTCCATAAGCTGATGGTGCGTGTAAAAGATGAGTGGGAACACCTTGAGGTTTAA